One stretch of Roseibium sp. HPY-6 DNA includes these proteins:
- a CDS encoding L-dopachrome tautomerase-related protein, with the protein MSPLGASTTKLFEHMPDGSIKPYPNEQMAAGPNSKIKSLIAARISDDGIAWILDMTDHRFYGWDISKDELVKEIQLPKEVLVDHSFLQDYALDQKRNRAIIADMSQNDLTSAPQPAFIVVDLESGEAKRVAQGHKALMPEIEGGLALNPITIDKDYEWVYFGALNGRTIYRVPASSFDGDASTVTQTIEEHSKKSFSDGMTIDDAGNIYVADIEANAIGLSTPEGFRTIGNLPDGQSWPDGFAFSPDGYLYVTVNQLNRAPALNKGVEKGTGEYLILRFKPLAPGSVGR; encoded by the coding sequence ATGTCCCCACTCGGCGCCTCAACGACCAAGCTTTTTGAGCATATGCCCGATGGGTCCATCAAACCTTACCCGAATGAGCAAATGGCGGCTGGACCGAATTCCAAAATCAAGTCGCTGATCGCCGCAAGAATTTCGGACGACGGCATAGCCTGGATCCTCGATATGACGGACCACAGGTTTTATGGTTGGGACATCAGCAAAGATGAGCTGGTCAAGGAAATCCAGCTTCCGAAAGAAGTCCTGGTCGACCATAGTTTTCTGCAAGACTACGCGCTCGACCAGAAGCGCAATCGTGCAATCATTGCAGATATGTCCCAGAATGATTTGACGAGTGCGCCACAGCCAGCGTTCATCGTGGTGGACCTGGAGTCCGGCGAAGCGAAGCGCGTTGCGCAAGGGCACAAGGCACTCATGCCGGAAATAGAGGGAGGACTGGCGCTAAACCCAATCACAATCGATAAGGACTACGAATGGGTATACTTCGGCGCTCTGAATGGCCGTACCATATATCGTGTTCCCGCTTCGAGCTTTGACGGCGATGCCTCGACAGTTACTCAAACCATCGAAGAACACAGCAAAAAGTCGTTTTCGGATGGTATGACAATCGACGATGCCGGCAATATTTATGTCGCGGATATTGAAGCAAATGCGATCGGATTGTCGACGCCGGAAGGCTTCAGAACCATCGGAAATCTACCGGACGGTCAGTCTTGGCCTGACGGCTTTGCCTTCAGTCCTGATGGCTATCTTTACGTCACAGTCAATCAGCTAAATCGCGCTCCGGCGTTGAACAAGGGCGTCGAAAAAGGAACGGGAGAATATCTGATCTTGCGTTTCAAGCCGCTGGCTCCCGGTTCAGTCGGGAGATGA